TGGTCGTCGACCCGCGGCGGGCGGCCCATGGCCTCCGGCAGATGCTCCGGGCGGACGGTGTCGATCCGGTTGTCCCGGACTCCCTCGGCCATCAGGAACACCAGGTCGGCCCAGAGCGCGTCCCATTCGGTGCGGGTGAGATCGCGGCCGGGGCGGTAGGGGTCGATGCCGTGGCGGAAGAGGACCTCGGCGCGGTAGACGTTGCCGACTCCGGCGATGATCTTCTGGTCGAGCAGCAGCGCGGCGATCGTCGTACGGCTGCGGGAGATCCGCTGCCAGGCGCGGGTGCCGTCGTCCCCGGGGCGCAGCGGGTCGGGGCCGAGCCGGTCGTGTATCGCGTGCTTCTCGGCTTCGGTGATCAGCGCGCAGGTGGTGGGGCCGCGCAGGTCCGCGTACGCGGACGGGTTCGCGAGCCGGAGGCGCACGGTGTCGGTGGGCGGCGGGGCGGGGGCCGTGCCGAAGCCGAGCTTGCCGAACAGCCCGAGGTGGACATGGATCCAGCGGTCCCGGCCGAAACTGAGGAAGAGGTGTTTGCCGTGCGCCTCGGCGCCGGTCATGACCTGTCCGTCGACGAGGGCTGCGCCGCCGGTGAACTTGCCCTGCGGACTGCTCACCCGGACCGGTTCGCCCTCGAAGCGGGAGCGGTGGTCCAGGGCGAGGCGGTGGATCGTATGCCCCTCGGGCACGGAGGTCCTCCAGTGGGCGCGCCCGCCCGCCCCGGCGGCCGGGGCGGGCGGGCGACGGGATGAACGGGGGTCAGCCCTGCGGGTGGTGGGCGGGGATGGCGGGCAGTTCGCCGGTGGTCTCGTAGGCCGAGAGCATGTCGATGCGGCGGGTGTGCCGCTCCTCGCCCGAGTAGGGGGTGGCGAGGAAGACCTCGATGAACTTGGTCGCCTCTTCCCGGGTGTGCATCCGGCCGCCCACGGAGATGACGTTGGCGTCGTTGTGCTCGCGGCCGAGCTTGGCGGTCTCCTCGCTCCAGGCCAGTGCGGCCCGGACGCCCTTGACCTTGTTGGCGGCGATCTGCTCG
This Streptomyces decoyicus DNA region includes the following protein-coding sequences:
- a CDS encoding ribose-5-phosphate isomerase, yielding MRVYLGSDHAGFELKNHLVEWLTAHGHEPVDCGPHLYDAQDDYPPFCLRAAEKTAADPDSLGIVIGGSGNGEQIAANKVKGVRAALAWSEETAKLGREHNDANVISVGGRMHTREEATKFIEVFLATPYSGEERHTRRIDMLSAYETTGELPAIPAHHPQG
- a CDS encoding Fpg/Nei family DNA glycosylase, translating into MPEGHTIHRLALDHRSRFEGEPVRVSSPQGKFTGGAALVDGQVMTGAEAHGKHLFLSFGRDRWIHVHLGLFGKLGFGTAPAPPPTDTVRLRLANPSAYADLRGPTTCALITEAEKHAIHDRLGPDPLRPGDDGTRAWQRISRSRTTIAALLLDQKIIAGVGNVYRAEVLFRHGIDPYRPGRDLTRTEWDALWADLVFLMAEGVRDNRIDTVRPEHLPEAMGRPPRVDDHGGEVYVYRRAHMGCHICGSEIRTAGLAARNLFWCPVCQPSTGG